One Purpureocillium takamizusanense chromosome 1, complete sequence genomic window carries:
- a CDS encoding uncharacterized protein (TransMembrane:1 (n10-21c25/26o848-866i)~COG:S~EggNog:ENOG503NWGJ), which translates to MASSKSFRATLLPSSFSFSTLRTNSDPDHRSSRKLPRRTSSLDPLKQLHIRNPHAPSPVQTPPTLQEEPVFIHPKAADGLPGEPVPPATRARTKSKTWGARVSSLLPPLMSPTADTNSEPVARKPIKAVATNPPAQPSPPPPYDPRESSTKRLNKSPPRSDVPVEPLGHPSPPRTPHALPPAQTTMSLPELDMGMLALSTSVKPQIMAPIPPSPIASDDHPRPTPAGLTEPQSPATKQARLQKGKPESRRRSASLQQHAAPLPQPGIKARTTSPMPEPRGRRSISAQTPVIAEPATGSRLSISPGNRRSVSAAKDGSQSPSRGRIRRSWLPGGGRSRSNSIDVQGTGKSYAWVMSDEAAQAEYNPSFLKNGEKVPELWNESGAVLVFLYPRGSSSGPSFKVPEFTVSSSYVFNELMQSELGALGNGRSRGHSFGGRDSLSAQDATRLVSPPMSPSLSDSSNCMRLYLPAAPPSGSGHLSAPGEGSNAELDRLIAIRNLFAFLTGQPLVGTKARPTIFQAFLEIAELLQEFGFAGVDGETFGDAVDLSFSFYSEQLGLADCRHSREKTLEALILGERMRCLDLYNEAFAHAAGKYSAIMDLRLPLWGQVTPLTRQQLERAHLDLVNRQHNVNEHLEQFEFPSLFAGIANSTSIPELRNVRFKVWRNSFTRMRSFVLGYYKSTFGSWPPKASSKKNPFAESGLNRLVLKVLYSDMCALYDLLVDRKNLTSRVMDEVPAISSEAGKMTTSALRNIMSEFDRSKPPVLPPVPFDLPQLPSMTAIHETFHSLSAKDQSKFEKRIKEHEMLLILNKAYNYDTNTIKLPFLDQFKDFEMRESRGKMCQDLVDQRIGYWIFLYVVLQSLPMLVVDAPDLKYTDGVEYFICEPPMGNPPWMEDRQVRKMWYEIAGGGGRLVELSTDAIMFSVEGTYHRSHCWLAAKQWEGAEGAQAPPPEPAMSPLEPPRPIFQGVDAAMSSPPPVGGAPGGSSTPSPPPGGPQPALRPRTLSPAMNRASSAWRSSIAMGLEPVPMEPPNVFGSRNRSSSVGPRQSNSHLGARSVSTGNLVGMSRSPTPSSQLAASSSGATFDDILGGEPQQQKSNKKKSRFF; encoded by the exons ATGGCCTCGAGTAAGTCCTTTCGAGCAACTCTGCTCCCTTCTTCCTTCTCTTTTTCCACCTTGCGAACCAATTCAGATCCCGACCACCGTTCGTCGCGAAAGCTCCCTCGCCGCACCTCGAGCCTCGATCCCCTCAAGCAGCTCCATATCCGCAACCCACACGCGCCGTCACCCGTCCAGACGCCCCCGACGTTGCAGGAGGAGCCCGTCTTCATCCATcccaaggccgccgacggcctgccGGGAGAGCCAGTGCCTCCTGCtacccgcgcgcgcaccaaATCCAAGACCTGGGGCGCCCGcgtctcctccctccttcctccgCTTATGTCGCCCACCGCAGATACGAATTCCGAACCGGTCGCCAGAAAACCCATCAAGGCGGTGGCCaccaacccgcccgcccagccctcGCCACCTCCACCCTACGACCCTCGCGAGTCCTCCACCAAGCGTCTCAACAAGTCACCGCCGAGGTCCGACGTGCCTGTCGAGCCTCTCGGACACCCAAGCCCGCCCCGAACACCGCATGCCTTGCCACCAGCCCAGACCACCATGTCCTTGCCCGAGCTAGACATGGGCATGCTGGCCCTGTCCACGTCTGTGAAGCCGCAAATTATGGCGCCCATTCCCCCTTCCCCGATAGCATCAGACGACCACCCAAGACCAACTCCGGCCGGTCTCACGGAGCCTCAGTCTCCTGCCACCAAGCAAGCACGACTGCAAAAGGGGAAACCCGaatcgaggcggcggagcgctTCGCTCCAGCAGCATGCGGCCCCCCTTCCTCAGCCCGGTATCAAAGCCCGGACGACCTCGCCCATGCCAGAGCCCCGGGGCCGACGCAGCATTTCCGCCCAGACTCCTGTAATCGCCGAACCCGCTACTGGATCACGTCTCTCCATCAGCCCTGGGAACCGGCGATCCGTCTCTGCCGCCAAGGATGGGAGTCAGAGCCCTTCGAGAGGAAGAATCCGAAGAAGCTGGCTTCCTGGTGGGGGCAGGTCGCGCTCCAACTCAATCGATGTGCAAGGGACAGGCAAGTCGTACGCTTGGGTCATGTCCGACGAGGCTGCTCAGGCCGAGTACAACCCATCGTTCCTCAAGAATGGGGAAAAG GTTCCTGAACTGTGGAACGAGAGCGGTGCCGTTCTAGTCTTTTTATATCcccgaggcagcagcagcggtccGTCGTTCAAGGTGCCCGAGTTCACCGTCAGTTCCTCGTACGTTTTCAACGAACTCATGCAATCCGAATTGGGAGCTCTCGGCAATGGGAGGAGCCGTGGTCACAGTTTTGGGGGCCGGGATAGCCTTAGTGCGCAGGATGCGACACGGCTCGTATCGCCTCCCATGTCACCGTCGCTGTCCGACTCTTCCAACTGCATGCGTTTGTACCTACCGGCTGCGCCCCCATCCGGCTCAGGACACCTGAGCGCGCCAGGAGAAGGCTCCAACGCGGAGCTCGACCGTTTGATTGCTATACGGAATCTCTTTGCCTTCTTGACGGGCCAGCCACTGGTTGGCACCAAGGCCAGACCCACCATATTCCAGGCCTTCCTCGAGATTGCAGAGTTGCTGCAGGAGTTCGGATtcgccggcgtggacggGGAAACGtttggcgacgccgtcgatcTCAGCTTCAGCTTCTACTCTGAGCAGCTGGGCCTCGCAGACTGTCGGCACAGCCGCGAGAAAACCCTCGAAGCCCTCATCCTTGGCGAGCGAATGCGATGTCTTGATCTTTACAACGAAGCTTTCGCGCATGCCGCCGGGAAGTATTCGGCCATTATGGATCTGCGACTGCCTCTGTGGGGTCAGGTCACCCCTCTGACGCGTCAACAGTTGGAGCGAGCGCATCTTGATCTTGTTAACCGCCAGCACAATGTCAacgagcacctcgagcagTTCGAGTTCCCCTCTCTcttcgccggcatcgccaaTTCCACGTCGATCCCAGAGCTCAGAAACGTGCGCTTCAAAGTTTGGAGAAACTCGTTTACCAGGATGCGCTCCTTTGTTCTAGGTTATTACAAGAGCACGTTTGGTAGCTGGCCGCCCAAAGCCAGCAGCAAGAAGAACCCGTTTGCGGAGAGTGGTCTGAACAGGCTCGTCCTCAAGGTTCTGTACTCCGACATGTGCGCCCTATATGACTTGCTCGTCGACCGAAAAAATCTCACGTCGAGAGTCATGGATGAGGTTCCCGCCATCTCCAGCGAAGCCGGCAAGATGACGACGTCTGCTCTGCGAAACATCATGTCGGAATTTGACAGATCCAAGCCACCCGTTCTGCCACCCGTGCCATTTGATCTTCCTCAGTTGCCCTCGATGACGGCTATCCACGAAACCTTCCACTCGCTCTCTGCCAAGGACCAGAGCAAGTTTGAAAAGAGAATCAAGGAGCACGAGATGCTTCTTATTCTCAACAAGGCGTATAATTACGACACAAACACCATCAAGCTCCCGTTCCTGGACCAGTTCAAAGATTTCGAGATGCGAGAGAGCAGGGGCAAGATGTGCCAGGATCTGGTTGACCAGCGCATTGGGTACTGGATCTTCCTGTACGTCGTCTTGCAATCGCTGCCCATGCTAGTCGTGGACGCACCGGACCTGAAGTATACGGATGGGGTCGAGTACTTCATCTGCGAACCGCCGATGGGCAACCCGCCCTGGATGGAGGACAGGCAAGTGCGTAAGATGTGGTACGAAATtgcaggaggcggcggtcgctTGGTTGAGCTGTCGACAGACGCCATCATGTTCAGTGTCGAGGGTACATACCATCGAAGCCACTGTTGGCTGGCGGCAAAGCAGTgggagggcgccgagggagCGCAGGCACCACCTCCAGAGCCAGCCATGTCGCCCCTCGAGCCGCCACGACCGATTTTCCAAGGCGTCGATGCGGCCATGTCGAGCCCGCCTCcggtcggcggcgcaccTGGCGGATCAAgcacgccatcgccaccccCTGGAGGACCTCAGCCAGCTTTGCGACCGCGGACCTTGTCCCCGGCCATGAACCGCGCCAGCTCGGCCTGGCGTTCAAGCATTGCCATGGGCCTAGAGCCCGTGCCCATGGAGCCCCCGAACGTGTTTGGTAGCCGCAACAGAAGCAGCTCCGTGGGCCCGCGACAGTCCAACAGTCACCTTGGCGCCCGGAGTGTGTCGACGGGGAATCTTGTGGGCATGTCGAGGAGCCCGACACCATCGTCACAGCTTGCCGCTAGTAGTTCTGGCGCCACCTTTGATGAcattctcggcggcgagccgcagcagcaaaagtcgaataagaagaagagcaggtTTTTCTGA
- a CDS encoding uncharacterized protein (EggNog:ENOG503P0SB), giving the protein MSRAAAVKPMHLPSFEPIPEHYSTHQQPPSVWTRPSPNRHATAAAYPMYPGLQTPPVDRKRSADSMPATLNRPRRLSGSVSSSPSTIRPREAANSARLPTPSWSTMPATFAPEFVDPSGWRSSIVAPQRPAPIKHLRTRQRPDDMLSLLPDEVLEVVLEMLKGLHLDVRSETCATCWMRDACSVSLTSRKWLRAARRALYEDIVLVGADSLAHKKRFKLTQGCRMALLRRTLRANPTLGSRVRSLKVPLPYAALTTAASSTSKGPSALDQYEDGVAALVMTCPNLERLCGPIFTYNHSFKRLFHALSTRTNLKDVMWFIEPSKDALAGQSLESLMQCEPSLPASLTPAQECTFLEQHRQWTKLTSLTIHCMPDGSLGPDTLLARTLTVLPSLQHLHLSNLPANAFTDTNLLSLPCLKSLTLSNIAGISSKGLSSFATRANSRTLEKLTIRHVPLTSLPALARILSMLTSLTSFAFVQSFAPLMPESDSFILWMMPYLASSSVSTLHWDISDHCGCANAADDILARSIAAGGFPALRSLRAPNDPEGIFQNLCRPVDRIELPGDRFRTMSLPTGSLSTPGSPTKLLAKSPTTSSLPGMLASVPSPCTSLHRARLAAQARIESAREDDSLATTAFRFHVTVQDENGSLVDEFGLGSYIGTVGSNIELNLLPDSGSSDDKGGLVDVTDLASDCGEGLASGRSGCDGNWNRREGVVADRREKENWWHTERGRWRRVRLD; this is encoded by the exons atgagccgagccgccgccgtgaagCCCATGCACCTCCCGTCCTTCGAGCCCATACCAGAGCACTACTCGACTCACCAACAGCCTCCGTCCGTGTGGACACGCCCTTCGCCGAACCGccatgccaccgccgccgcgtatCCCATGTATCCGGGCCTGCAGACACCCCCAGTCGACAGAAAGAGGAGCGCCGACTCCATGCCGGCTACACTGAaccggccgagacggcttTCTGGAAGCGTcagctcatcaccatccaCTATTAGACCGCGCGAGGCTGCCAACAGCGCTAGGTTACCAACTCCTTCGTGGAGCACCATGCCGGCTACTTTCGCCCCAGAGTTCGTCGACCCCAGCGGCTGGAGGTCAAGCATTGTCGCCCCCCAGCGCCCGGCTCCGATCAAGCATCTGCggacgcggcagcggcctgATGACATGCTCTCGCTCCTGCCGGACGAGGTTCTGGAAGTGGTTCTCGAGATGCTCAAGGGGCTGCACTTGGACGTCCGCAGTGAAACCTGCGCGACTTGCTGGATGCGCGATGCCTGTAGCGTCTCTTTGACCTCGCGGAAATGGCTGAGGGCAGCCCGCCGAGCCTT GTACGAAGACATTGTGCTTGTCGGAGCAGACTCGCTGGCCCACAAGAAGCGCTTCAAGCTCACCCAGGGGTGCCGCATGGCTCTATTGCGACGGACTCTACGCGCCAACCCGACCCTTGGGAGCCGTGTTCGCTCTTTGAAGGTTCCGCTACCCTACGCCGCGCTGACAacagcggcatcgtcgacctcgaagGGCCCCTCCGCTTTGGACCAGTACGAGGACGGCGTTGCCGCGCTTGTCATGACCTGTCCCAACCTGGAGCGCCTCTGCGGCCCCATATTCACGTACAACCACTCGTTCAAAAGGCTCTTTCACGCGCTGTCAACACGCACCAACTTGAAAGATGTGATGTGGTTCATTGAACCATCCAAGGACGCACTGGCAGGCCAGAGCCTGGAGAGTCTGATGCAGTGTGAACCGTCATTGCCCGCGAGCTTGACGCCCGCTCAGGAGTGTACTTTCCTCGAACAGCACCGCCAATGGACCAAATTGACGAGTCTCACGATTCACTGCATGCCCGATGGTAGCCTCGGACCGGATACGCTCCTCGCGAGGACCCTCACTGTCTTGCCGTCGCTCCAGCATTTACACTTGTCTAACCTTCCCGCCAACGCCTTCACCGACACGAACCTTTTGTCCCTGCCTTGTCTAAAGAGCCTGACCCTCTCCAACATCGCAGGCATTAGCTCCAAGGGCCTCTCCAGCTTCGCCACTCGTGCCAACAGCCGAACTCTCGAGAAGCTTACCATTCGCCACGTGCCTCTGACGTCTttgcccgccttggcccGCATCCTCTCCATGTTGACCTCGCTCACCAGCTTCGCCTTTGTTCAGTCGTTTGCCCCGCTCATGCCCGAGTCGGACTCCTTCATCCTGTGGATGATGCCGTACCTCGCCTCTTCGAGCGTCTCGACACTGCATTGGGACATCTCAGACCATTGCGGCTGCGCCAATGCGGCAGATGACATCCTCGCGCGTAGTATCGCAGCCGGCGGCTTCCCCGCCCTGAGGAGTTTGAGGGCGCCCAATGACCCGGAGGGCATCTTCCAGAACCTCTGTCGCCCAGTGGACAGGATCGAACTGCCCGGGGACCGCTTCCGCACCATGTCCCTGCCGACGGGCTCCCTCAGCACGCCCGGCTCCCCGACCAAGCTTCTCGCCAAatctccgacgacgagctcgctgCCGGGCATGCTTGCCAGCGTGCCCAGCCCCTGCACCAGCCTCCACCGCGCCCGCTTGGCTGCTCAGGCGCGCATCGAAAGCGCCCGCGAAGACGACAGCTTAGCCACCACCGCATTCCGCTTCCACGTCACCGTCCAGGATGAGAACGGCAGTCTTGTCGATGAGTTCGGCCTGGGAAGCTACATTGGCACTGTCGGGAGTAATATCGAGTTGAACCTCCTGCCTGACTCTGGCTCGTcggacgacaagggcgggctcgtcgacgtcacgGACCTGGCATCGGATTGCGGCGAGGGTCTTGCCTccggccgcagcggctgcgACGGGAACTGGAACAGGAGGGAGGGTGTCGTCGCGGACAGGAGGGAGAAGGAAAACTGGTGGCACACCGAGAGAGGCCGCTGGAGGCGCGTAAGGCTCGATTGA
- a CDS encoding uncharacterized protein (EggNog:ENOG503PG0Q) produces MDTTAWDGQENPRLPSSSSALDELFDKFFDWPAFSGAPQPIDESSHYPSPPFSDSPSSPISGYGYEHGGYSPSSPVHASQLSIRDLEAEFLRMRAPYDDPVHGSDYSGQTPPDLVQGGSTSPSDHSGSLPSDRSDDGHHRPRVSLREAQAHDDEWTYPQTESSVKPVPRGYPPRIHVHGDQPRAQYASQSAGQKRRRSAADSDKRQRQLADPVQTADVRKSGACLPCRVTKTRCHESGVCPTCRKSFPDHSHLVCTRKTPGSAWPIITQGPDVWSKDPYAEEQLCSCARRYFGTPREITIFLTTDLKSPALRAIVQPYKSNDDSDEAKKADFPRDHVPSHEALQRWVEGQIRREYNSADFPRALQSFLLAYSEGGRSLPKHDLVDNVHKMNCFFRIWRMPSFWCRDPANHIVTLPLSVQARLRKIAREALKLLEYKVLKSLDDCLGQHSQPQPQERMAIWACLWQLILMYRDLMGAFKAQIARAGPNGGVYHAHYQRLADVHFPMVAIFYHYQFRTKKSLEISLDWLQAGSHHRHDPKNKGDICHLGRRLLEARKDMYQSLRSSADDCDALLCVLVVNHELKKLNARKRAPKASGKSRGSRRGGGDDCDDDGE; encoded by the exons ATGGATACAACCGCCTGGGACGGGCAAGAAAACCCCCGtcttccctcctcctcctcggccctCGATGAACTATTCGACAAGTTCTTTGACTGGCCGGCCTTTTCCGGCGCCCCTCAGCCCATAGACGAGTCTAGTCACTATCCCAGCCCCCCGTTCTCAGACAGTCCCTCCAGTCCCATCTCCGGCTACGGCTACGAGCACGGCGGCTAcagcccctcgtcgcccgtccaCGCCTCTCAACTCTCCATCCGTGATCTCGAAGCCGAGTTCCTCAGGATGCGAGCCCCGTATGACGACCCTGTCCACGGCTCAGACTACTCTGGCCAGACCCCGCCCGACCTCGTCCAGGGCGGGAGCACCTCGCCCTCCGACCACTCCGGCTCCCTGCCCTCGGACCGCTCCGACGatggccatcatcgcccgcgcGTTTCTCTAAGGGAGGCCCAGGCCCACGACGATGAATGGACCTATCCTCAGACCGAGTCGTCCGTCAAGCCCGTGCCCCGTGGTTACCCGCCACGCATCCACGTCCACGGCGACCAGCCCAGGGCCCAGTATGCCAGCCAGTCCGCTGGCCAGAAGCGTCGACGGTCCGCTGCCGACTCTGACaagaggcagaggcagctcgccgacccCGTTCAAACGGCCGATGTCCGGAAGAGTGGAGCCTGTCTGCCATGCCGAGTAACCAAGACCAGA TGTCATGAAAGTGGCGTCTGTCCCACGTGTAGAAAGTCGTTTCCGGACCACTCGCACCTTGTCTGTACTCGTAAAACCCCAGGCAGTGCGTggcccatcatcacccagGGTCCAG ATGTGTGGTCCAAAGACCCGTACGCCGAAGAACAGCTCTGTTCTTGCGCACGCAGGTATTTTGGCACGCCGAGGGAGATCACCATCTTCCTCACCACCGACTTGAAGTCTCCCGCGTTGCGCGCAATCGTGCAGCCGTACAAGTCCAATGATGACTCCGATgaggccaagaaggcagACTTTCCTCGTGATCACGTCCCCAGCcacgaggcgctgcagcggtGGGTCGAGGGCCAGATCAGGAGGGAGTACAATTCCGCCGATTTCCCTCGGGCCCTGCAGAGCTTCTTACTGGCTTATTCTGAAGGGGGTCGTTCTCTTCCCAAG CATGACCTTGTCGACAACGTTCATAAGATGAATTGCTTCTTCAGGATCTGGAGGATGCCGTCATTTTGGTGCCGCGACCCTGCCAACCACATCGTAACTCTTCCTCTATCGGTCCAGGCGCGGCTGAGGAAGATTGCCCGAGAGGCGCTCAAGTTGCTCGAATACAAGGTTTTGAAGAGCCTGGATGACTGTCTCGGCCAGCATTCCCAGCCACAGCCCCAAGAGAGGATGGCGATTTGGGCATGCTTATGGCAGCTCATTCTCATGTACCGTGACCTCATGGGTGCCTTCAAGGCTCAAATTGCTCGGGCCGGTCCGAATG GCGGGGTGTACCACGCCCACTACCAGCGACTGGCCGACGTGCACTTCCCCATGGTAGCCATCTTCTACCACTACCAGTTCCGTACCAAGAAAAGCCTGGAGATATCCTTGGACTGGCTTCAAGCTGGATCTCACCATCGCCATGATCCCAAGAACAAGGGCGATATTTGCCATCTGGGCCGTCGTCTGCTGGAAGCCCGCAAGGACATGT ACCAGAGCCTTCGgtcctcggccgacgactgCGACGCCCTCCTCTGCGTGCTCGTGGTCAATCACGAGCTAAAAAAGCTCAACGCCCGAAAGCGGGCGCCAAAGGCAAGCGGCAAGTCTAGAGGCTCCCGGCGTGGCGGGGGCGATGActgtgatgacgatggcgagtGA